In Sorghum bicolor cultivar BTx623 chromosome 8, Sorghum_bicolor_NCBIv3, whole genome shotgun sequence, one genomic interval encodes:
- the LOC110429740 gene encoding uncharacterized protein LOC110429740, whose amino-acid sequence MVAADYWPLGRRTDEFTIEMVQVPVFGPPEGLPFPRFGAGLPEDETRESFLDRVEVSARRIVGKISEKEYLQRKSALGTMPRFNRVFEELGVEYDDYVVPPEVLLGLEKKDSSKAVAAAEAKKRKGCGAVKQLAKKRKVEVVLETPLESSSARSSAAESNSVASVPAGAAPAGGVPEVEASRAVSSVRAPFASLLGEESSDAEAPEASPAREANPAVAESPAREALAGGGSPPKDGQEESSDEAESVSVRRIKRAEDLPRPAGDEDIFAGLATAEELAKGASVAQEGLAVPPRREPAPSALASRPSPADVIGPGASDPSITDRFRQKLRGMDFDTLLRVQYEHHSLGHHMAAALEERCSREVICRDEAIGALKKENETLEAEKARLSEEVKELSSVRREIDSLRKERDEYKTGSEVLKKEKEDAEASAAVLRTSVAEAEVARDLAMQRVEKAEDIAECLRKELDAERLSAAELQTRIQKAEAEAAAIVELYADSLAKFGGSTSAPPPSGDVGAGLAWLKSHIRMLPDFVGGAVDFGALAAVSSFARLLRRGGCSHAEGVAKVEFATAEDVGEGTPSLRKSEIAKKKAKVEKASPSRPPSEARPPTQDEAEAHDAGAKAPEGSAAKVPELPETSAPPPQV is encoded by the exons ATGGTTGCAGCCGACTACTGGCCCCTTGGCCGTAGGACTGACGAGTTTACCATTGAAATGGTGCAAGTACCAGTCTTTGGTCCTCCGGAGGGGTTGCCGTTTCCTCGTTTTGGCGCGGGTTTGCCTGAGGATGAGACGCGGGAATCTTTCCTTGACCGCGTGGAGGTTTCTGCTCGAAGGATCGTTGGAAAGATCTCAGAGAAGGAATACCTCCAGCGCAAGTCCGCACTTGGGACTATGCCGCGTTTCAATCGCGTTTTTGAAGAGTTGGGGGTCGAGTATGATGATTATGTCGTTCCTCCGGAGGTTCTGCTTGGCCTGGAGAAGAAGGATTCATCCAAAGCCGTTGCCGCAGCGGAGGCTAAGAAAAGAAAGGGTTGTGGTGCTGTTAAGCAACTTGCGAAGAAGCGCAAGGTGGAGGTTGTGCTGGAGACTCCTTTGGAGTCTTCCTCTGCCCGCTCTTCTGCTGCCGAGTCTAACTCGGTGGCTTCTGTTCCTGCGGGGGCTGCTCCTGCTGGTGGAGTTCCTGAGGTTGAAGCCTCACGCGCGGTTTCTTCTGTACGCGCGCCTTTCGCGTCCCTTCTTGGGGAGGAGTCTtccgacgcggaggcccctgagGCGAGTCCTGCGCGTGAGGCAAATCCTGCGGTGGCTGAGAGTCCTGCGCGGGAGGCTTTGGCTGGAGGAGGATCTCCGCCGAAGGATGGGCAAGAGGAATCCAGTGATGAGGCAGAGTCTGTCTCTGTTCGGAGGATTAAGAGGGCGGAGGATCTCCCGCGTCCGGCTGGAGATG AGGATATTTTTGCTGGGTTGGCTACTGCGGAGGAATTGGCCAAAGGCGCCAGCGTTGCGCAGGAAGGACTTGCTGTTCCTCCGCGGCGTGAGCCTGCGCCTTCTGCGTTGGCAAGTAGGCCTTCGCCTGCTGATGTTATTGGTCCCG gtgcttctgatccttcgatcacag ATCGTTTTCGTCAGAAGCTCCGCGGCATGGACTTTGACACGCTCCTTCGCGTGCAATAtgagcaccatagcctt GGTCATCACATGGCTGCCGCCTTGGAGGAGCGTTgctcccgggaggttatctgccGTGATGAGGCGATTGGTGCTCTGAAGAAGGAGAACGAGACCTTGGAAGCTGAGAAGGCTCGCCTGTCGGAGGAGGTTAAGGAGCTTTCCTCCGTCAGGAGGGAGATTGATTCCCTGAGAAAGGAGAGGGATGAGTACAAAACTGGGTCGGAGGTTCTAAAGAAGGAAAAAGAAGATGCTGAAGCTTCAGCGGCTGTCCTCCGCACGAGTGTTGCCGAGGCGGAGGTGGCTAGGGATTTGGCCATGCAGCGAGTCGAGAAggcggaggacattgctgaaTGCCTTCGCAAGGAGCTTGATGCTGAGCGGTTGTCTGCGGCTGAGTTGCAGACGCGCATTCAGAAGGCGGAAGCGGAGGCTGCAGCTATTGTTGAGCTCTATGCTGACTCGCTTGCGAAGTTCGGGGGAAGTacctctgctcctccgcccAGCGGCGACGTTGGGGCTGGCCTAGCGTGGTTGAAGTCCCATATCCGCATGCTCCCTGACTTTGTCGGGGGGgctgttgattttggggctttggccGCGGTTAGCTCCTTCGCTCGACTTTTACGGCGCGGAGGTTGTTCCCACGCCGAGGGTGTTGCCAAGGTGGAGTTTGCCACGGCGGAGGACGTTGGCGAGGGCACCCCCAGCCTGCGCAAATCT GAGATTGCGAAGA